The DNA sequence gAGAATTAGAGACTCCTGTTACTTCATTTTCCTCACACCATGTGTTTTTCATTATCATGCTcccactttctctctttctccacccagcccccccctcccctccttcttccctccctccttgtTGGCCAGCCTCTGCCTAGCTTAACATTTTTCTGCAGTAATTCTACCCCTGCATTGTGGCTGCTTCAGTCTACAGTTATCATCATTCTTTATCTCGCAATAGACTGGgaataaagacagaaaacaagGAGGTATTTGTTTAGagacaaaaaggcaaaaaaaaaaaaatggaggacaggcagagaaaacagagaaaggTGTGACTCAGACAGTCCTGAATGTGGATCCACATGCCACATGCAACCTCTTTGTCTTCTTGCCACTCAGTCTCACTCTGCTGTGCTGCCACCTGACTCTGACTGATCACTGACAGCAGTTTATCCACACGCAGTCActgttagagctgcaaagattaatcgattagttgtcaactatcaAATTAATCGCCAtctaaattctctgattccaacttcttaaatgtgaatattttgtggTTTCTTCTCCcctctatgacagtaaactaaaaatctttgagttgtggacagaacaagacatttgaggacgtcatcttgggctttaggaaacactgatcaacattATTTCGCATTTTCTGACAATTTATAGGCCAAACAACTAATCGGttaattttgttgttgttcgtttttgtttttgtttgcgtgcgtgtgtctgtgtgtgtgtgtgtgtgtgtgtgtgtgtgtgtgtgtgtgtaccagaaGACATGGATTGCAGAAGAAGAAAGATAGTCATGTTTGAATGAGGTCAGTGTAGGGCAGTGACTTGTGACCATTAGGTAGTagacattattttttaaaggacCACCTTTGCTTCTGCATGTGTAGTCCAATACCTCCTAATGGGACCGTATGCTCAGTATGGgcatgcacagacattttgTTAGCCAGCGGACCCTTTGTCTCTTAATGAAGAGCAAGCACTTTTTGTTCTGAACTCTTCTATGGCAGAGAGATTCACAGCTGTTTCATACTATTGGCGCAGCGTGTGTACTGCGCTATCTTTAGATATAAAGaatatttcaaacaaaataTAGCTttaagagagtgaatattgaactGAGGTTCGTCAGTTGACCAGAAACATgattccaaatgaatgctaatgtttctGCATATCTGCTTTATGTTGTACAGACAACTGTTTGCCAACATGTCCACCATATCAACTTTACAAGGTGATAATATGTGTTAAAAGCTTGTTCCGCTAAAAGCGGCTAAAAATCAATTAATAGTTCTTTACTATAGTTTTCCTACATAACTGAGACCTAGCCTCAGTTACAGTACATAACTGACTAACTGAGTCTCAGACTGAGACTAATTGTCACAGTTATGTTTTGAGACCTTGCATCAGTTGGTCTCAGTTATGTAAGAACACTAGAAGTGTTTACTGCATGGTGCTAATAAGTATATTAGGTATTCACCATGGGAGAAGCAGAGATGTTAATTTGTCCACAGTATCCTTATTAGACCAGAATGCAGTCACAAGACAGCTTTGGCATTGGCACTGATAATTGCAACCctcatttttttctgatttggAAAAGCTTGCTTTTTTGCTGTTCAGCTATCATTTTCACCATCACTCCACCTCCCCTCGTCTCTTTCAGGACTGACACATCCCCTGTCTGGGTGTCATATGACAACAGACCTGTGTGGCCACACCTTTAACATCATTCATCTGTTCATGAATGAAATCTGACAACAGACTGCTCCACTTTTCTAGGCATGGACTTGTCAGCCAATCAGGACGAGGAAGGGGACCAGGAAGTCTTCCAGTTGGAGATGAGCCGTGAGGACAGGAAGTGTGCCTTCAGAACCGCTGCTGGCAAATACTGGACTCTGACAGCATCTGGGGGCCTGCAGTGCACTGCCTCCACCaagtaaccacacacacacacacacacacacacacatacacacacacacacacacacacacacaccacacacactctctctctctctctgcaccaggTTCAATATCACACACTTTagttcacacatacacatccctCAAAGTCTACTCATTAAGTTtgataacgtgtgtgtgtgtgtgtgtgtgtgtgtgtgtgtgtgtgtgtgtgtgtgtgtgtgtgtgtgtgtctgagacaGGTCGGCCAACAGTTACTTTGAACTGGAGTGGCGTGacggtcgtgtgtgtgtgcgtgcagctAACAACAAATATGTGATCGCTAAGAGGAACGGGCAGCTAGCTGCTACTGTTGACAGCGCAGGTCAGTGACGTTGTTTCTGAACTGCTCTCCATGATGTAACAAAGTCATTTCCAAGTACATGTAACTTTTTGAGTGCATTGAACAATTAATATTGCTTTAAGTTACGTAAAGATATTTCTAAAGGATCCCGTATTTCAAGTGTCAGTAATTCTTCTCAGCTAGGATATCGTCGCGCTCTCTCCATCCCTAAAgaggagaaataacaaaccagGGACTCTGTTTCCCAAAAGAACCTTCAAGTAGCTTCAAGATGCTTCTGAGAAACAAGGCCCAGATCTGTTTGACACAACTCTGATGGGCCTGTCTCTTTAGGGGAAGCTGAACAGTTCCTGATGAAGCTGATCAACCGTCCAATCATCGTCCTTCGTGGGGAGCACGGTTTCATCGGGGCTCGTAAAGCTGGAATGGCGACCCTGGACTCCAACCGCGCATCATACGACGTTTTCCAGATGGAGTTCCACAACGGAGCTTACTCCCTTAAAGGTGGGCAGTTTATAGAACCGTTCTGGTGTTATTGCATGTTTAACCTATTTACTACAAGTATACATTCACATGACTGCTGGACATTTTCCAAAACATGAATCCCAATAGGTGTAGAAAGCCCTGGTAGAAAATATGTGAATGTAGCATGTTGTAGCATTGTGATGGTAGATGTCTTTGATTGTAGAAACTATGTTTACCAGCTAGTAGCTATTTGCAGCAGTCTGTTGATGCTGGTAAGGTTGTGTACAGCGGGTttatcgcaaaaaaaaaaagctacttGCTGCATCTGGAAACCACACTAGAGCAGCGAGACTAAACTGAAAGTTGTGGGCTGTAAAACTAAATCAAATGGCTGAAAGACGCTAAAATACTCCGTAGTTGAGAGGAACCTTTGAGTCGGGTGACGATCCTGTGTGGGTCTGTCAAAACGTGTGATCGCTCTCATAGCACACAAAGTACTTTGATCCATtgctaatataaaaataattattgacGCAGCTTATACTAATGTGTGGAAAATGTATGTGAATACAGGAAGTTTTTTGAGACAATCCCACCAAAAACTGGAGTCGTCTAAGTTTTGCCTTGAGCATATTCACCACTCATCAGCATGTCTGTCACAGCGTCTTTTCTTTCCTACTAATGGGGGGGTCGCTAAAGTCTAAAACAGGGGTCTCCAACCTTTCTTCATCTGAgggctactttaaaaaaaaaatgaaagtggCCAAGAGCTACTTGATCACAGCGCTTACATTtattaacacaacacacataagcTGAATGAAGTATGAAAATTGCAATACCCAAATCTTAGGAATTATCTTCACTTCACGTCAAGGTTCATGactattttacacattttatggcccacatagttagctacatcactaaaaaaaaatcccatcagGGTCCAAGAAAACATTACCATTTTACACTTCTATGGCCCACGAAGTTAGCTACCTCATTTTAAATATAGAcgtcattttgtgtctcagtttgtcaaCCTATTGGCGAACTACTGGAAACCTGCTCGCGAGCTGACGGTAGCTCACGAGCTACTTGTTAGAGACCCCTGGTCTAAAATGATCAAATCTTACACATAGTGACTtagatgtactgtattttcaaaAGTTTAATTTCACATCAGTACAGTATTATATTCTTGCATGCTTTCCATTACAGTGAGCATGTCGTCATCTCTATCCTTTATTACTTCTTTAATTTGTGGGAAACTCAAGACATCTGAAACTTGAGAATTGTatgaagcctttttttttaatgcaagaaACTGGATCAGATTCACATCACCCTTTTTACAATGTCCCTGTTTGCGCTTGTCTCGGTGTGGGCTCACCACAGCCCTGTTTAACTCTACTGTGATGTAGAGAAAGAAAGTCAATAGTCAATAGTTAAAACATCTAATGGGAATTGTGTTATGGCTCAACAGCCATCCGTCATTTGAAACCTCTTATCATTTCAACCATCACACCTACTTAGGGCTGAACAATGGATCCTCTCCATGATGACATGGTGATATTATAATGTAAATAACAAGCAAAATTAGGCATgtaacatttaaatgaaaattatgAGAAAGGTTGGTTTTTTTCCGCATCACCCATAACATAACCAGAAGTGTAATAGTAAATGCAGTGATCAACTTAATTATTTGAATATGTTAACATGTCAatttgtcctgtgtgtgtgggtgtgtgtgagtcaggctttattaagtgtgtgttgtttgtccaGACTCCCAGGGGAAGTATTGGTGTGTTGGAGACGACACAGCGGTGGGGTGCAGCAGCTCCACACCTGTCCAGTTTCTGTTTGAGTTCTGTGACCTCAACAAGATGGCCATCCGTGCTCTGGGGGGGAAGTACCTTAAAGGAGACCATGCTGGAGGGCTAAAGGCCAGCGTCGACTCCCTGGACAGCGCCACCCGCTGGGAATACTGAGAAAGCACAGCCGGACTTCTCCACTATCTGACACAATGCTTCAAACTATTAATAGATACTGTAGGTAGCTGTTtttgcatatatgtgtgtgtgtgtgtgtgtgtgtgtgtgtgtgtgtgtgtgtgtgtgtgtgtgtgtgtgtgtgtgtgtgtgtgtgtgtgtgtgtgtgtgtgtgtgtgtgtgtgtgtaattgtgaATTtgtctggatggatggatgcgtGATGGAAATTGAAGATGATAAACTGGAAGTCATGGCACCAAAGCACTACAGCTGTTTTCTTTTGtattctttttcttcctctgtcaTTATCTCTTCCTACTGGGCTTTTTACTGGAGATTTGGATGTACGATGACTTGTTGTTTAATGAATGCATCATAGTCTGGTTGCACATTATTTGTTTCACTCCCAGTCCCATTTATACAAGCTGTACCTGATAAATGTCAGGACGCTACTTTTATTAGTTGTGCCTATCTGTGGTAACTACTGGTGTAAACAaactataactaattacttACAATATCTAACCTCCTCCTGTTAAATGTCTTGCTGGCTTCGTTGCGCTGCTTTCATCTCCTGCTCCCTTCCAACTATCAAGCACAACATGCATCATATAAAGGAATGTTACTGATTTCCATGTTTCGCTGTAAATAAGGCTTTCTTTGTCACTGAATGTTTCAAAAACATAGTAACCATGGAAACGTTAAGAGCTAACGTGCGGTGAGGgtgtgaagaaagaaagaaatgggaCGTCGCATGCAGATCTAACATGGTCTTCACCTATATGCTACTTGCTGCACCTCTCTAGATTTCCTTTCTCACTCTGAGGTGTGTATATAGACAGATGCATCAGCAGAAAGTAGTGGGCGGTCAAAGGTTTCCCTTATAACCCACTCCTCTGATAAGTGTAAGGTTCTCAATTACACTTCAggaggaaacaaatgaaaggagcTTTGAGATTCACTCATCTACTGAAGGGGCCTTATTAGTTAGAATGATCATCCTTTGAGTTGAAAGGAATGAAAGGGAGGCGGTGGGTATAAAAACTAGTTACTGCTGCACACTCAAATATGCAGTCATAGATATATTTATTCCAAGTATGACTCAAAATCTGCACAATAATGTCCAACTGCAAGAACTTAAAAGCACATGTTTGTTACAATGAGATGTCTGTCCTTAGATTGGGTGCTGGTGTGTAAACACAATGAAAGATTCTCTCTGGCTATTGTGGCTGTGCCTTCCATAGAGCATTTCAGTCTTTTTCATGTTCTTACATTGCTGAAcggagtaaaaaataaataaagttttccCTCTTAACAGTGGACCTTCTCCtttgatttatttcattttctaatCAATGGCGATTCCACAGACCTTGCTGTCAACAGTTTTCATTGGATCTACTTTCTACTATGTAAGCTGTTAACAGCATATTATCCGTTTTAGCTAGCGTCATGGGTCTAGCAATGGCAATGTCAGGCATTTACTTTGTGGTTgatactaggggtgggaaatAAATCGAAAATCGTAtgtatcatgttttttttgcgACGATTTTTTAAATTCGATTGTGTTCCCCAGGaatgatatttttatttttttttattatcagtaATTCACcttaatattttttgtttatatgGTACCGCTGACggtgactacatcatatccatttccagcaaaacagagcgaacgcagaaaaagaagaaaatggttatgtactgtacttatttaccaatgaaataaatgtcagattgaatgactgacatgtgatgtgcattcttcttagagcTCAATtggtttttagaaatgtctcatgatgtattgtctctagaagtgtattattcaacttttgtattcgttaaagaaagaaaagaaaatcacaatactCAATACTGTCGAATCGCATTACTTCTAGAattgcaataaatgaaaatcgcaatacaaatcgaatcagCACCCATGTATGGGGAAAGAatcaaatcgggacaaaagcatatcgtcccagccctagttgagactaaaatatctcaacatcatGATGGTCTGGCACAAAATGTTGAAGAGATAGCCATGATGCCCAAAAAGTGAAGCCTCCTGACTTCGATGATCCACTTTTTTCTAACTCCACCACAACGTTTGTGGGTTTAGTTAACAGAATTGGATGGACTCCTCTGGATTTCCATTTTGTTCAGACAGCCATGTTGTTCCACTTCAGGATTaactgtaataactttggtgatcctctaacttttcatctagcgccgCCAGCTGCAGCAACTTTGTGTGTAGTGCTAATtaacaaatgttagcatgcaaaCTAAGATGGTCAACATGGTACATTCCTTGCCACTTGCTAAACATCAGGGTGTGAGCATTgacattgtgagcatgttagcgtgCTGACGTTAGCATTCAGCTCAGAGCTGCTAACGTGGCTGTAAACCAACTCATGTTTGTAATTTGGTTGAGCAGATACTTAAAAGCCAAGAAAACAGAGGTTCAATTGTCGTTCAGGCTGCAGAGGTGCTTTGAGTGACAGAAATCTTTCTGTCCCGTCTGGCCTTAACTAGCTGGAGTCAAGAGGAAAAGTACTCAAATCACAGATTAATATTGTTTAAAGGCTAACTTTGGTGATATTTGATACAtattaaacaaaatgaaaaatccaAAACCAATGACGAATTGATCCCATTAAGTATGTCTGTGTATCTAAAGCTCCATAGAGATCCATTGCTCCATAATTTAAggcacactgttgcactgggtgtcAGGTTTCTTTAAAAATGGGCCATCTTGGCTTCAATTTAGTGACTTTTCACAGTTTATCCAATGTAGCAATCATCTTTTTCTGATAAGAAATTCCATTGACATCATTTTTGCAGAATGCTGTTGTGTGTGGGAGAAGGAAGAAAGAGCCTGCATCATGTCCTCTTGAGATTTCACTGAGCTAAAACTGTGCAAGAGAAAGGAAGGCGAGGGTAGAGTAGAGGGAGGTAACCTACTCCACTTTCTCCGTCCTTCTGCAGAGGAAACTCAGCTCTCCTCCTTCTtaataagaaaacacacagtCATTCTAATGCGGGCCAAACTTTACATGTGTGTTCTGATACAGGCAGAAGAGACAGGAACAGACCAACAAGCATCCTTCACTCTACACACTGCGAGATCTCTGcatgttgccatggtaacagtTAATGGCAGGGATTGGGTTTGAGGAGGATGAATATTTTTGAGATGTCACAGACCTACATAGATCAATAAACCTTGTTATACTCCTAGTCAATAACTCCAGATATAGTTTCTAAAGACACTTCAGACACTGTGTGAGTGTATAATAAAAACCTCAGGATAAACAACCTCAAGATAAGCACATGTGATAGTCCCTAAACAAATTGGAGCTTCTCACACTAATGCAATAATACTCCCATTGCCCTTTCAgtcagtctgtgtttgtgtgctgtaaTATGTAAGAGAAAACACATGGCAGGGTCTTGACAAATCTGTCTGCCAGAAACAGCTAATATGACACCTGAGTGGAAGAAGGATAGGAAAATAAGCAGAGGGGAAGACAAAGCAGGAAAGGAATAAAGTTGAAGATGAAAAGAGAATGTGTGCAGCAAAAGGGTTATGGCTTACCATGAGATTTAGATTTAGTCTGCCCTACATGTACGCATGCGAGAGGAGattcctgagtgaaagtcagGGTTAGACAAATAACTTTTTCAATCTCTGCTTGGTAAAACTGTTCATGAGGCAGAAGAATATTGTGGATGTGAGAAAAACATGTATGAATCTCCAAAATGTGGTGCTTTTGTATTTTTCAGATAAACTGAAaagttgatattttttatgaggCAGTAACTCATAACACACATTCGGGACCCCAGGAAGAGCTGTGTTTAAGGGCACAGCTAATGGGGATTGTATaggaaactaaactaaactttcTAAATATGTTGGACATGGCACTTCATTTGtagtttctttgttttcctGAGTTTGTGAGTCTAACAGTATTTTTTCCAGTGTATACATAACGTCTTAACTGTCTTAACCTGGCTGTCAGGTAATGTCCTAAAGAGTCTCCTGGTGCCATCTAGTGTTGATGAAGTTAAGATGATTTTAATTTCATTAAGTGCACTATATGGCCAAAGGTATGTGGACACCACTGTTTCTCAAAGTTTAGGCAAGTTACAGTTAAGGGAAATTTTATGGACATAATATGTAATTATATTAGTGTCCAACTTTATGGAACACGCAACTTTGTTTGGTGAATTCCCTCTTGTGTTTCAACATGGCAAAGCCAGGGAAATGAAGAAATTGTTTCATCAGTTTGTTGTGGAATAACTTAACTGTCAGTGTCCTGCACAGAGGCCTGACATCAACCCCATCCAACACGTTTGGGATGAACTTGAACGCCAACTGTGGCCAGAGCTGCCCGACGTCATTGGCCCACCTCAGGAACGCTTCTGTGGTTTAATGGAACCAAAATCTTGTGGAAAGCCTGAAACCAGACGAGTGGAGGTTGTTATAGCAGCAGATTAATGCCCATTTTGGAATAAGAGGTTCAACAATCACATGTGGGTATAATGTTAAAGGAGAACTctgggcaatttttacgttaatctttatcgctataaatatgtgagtactgtcgatagcaacaaaaaaatgaacagaATTGGTCTTAGCAAACTGGTGTTGCTGCAGCTAATTCCCAtagctcccagttagctaaaacgGTAGTTTTTGGGGCATAACACAAAGAGTGCCTTtttgcctcttaacagacacaaaatgcaattaaaatgtttgtgcaacatgaacagggctctTACGTGACAAAAGTTGCGTTTTCAACTCATACCTCCTGCCGGTTGCTAGCACGCTAGCTGGTAGCTGCCATCTGGGagggagtgtgttcagccaggcaggcttctgtgataatcctCACGCAGCAGTtcagtgtgtatttgtagcatatatatccattttgtgtgtgatccatctggcgttggtgagtaggagtATTGGCAGTAGCGATCGGTGTGTTAGTTTCCTTAGCCGGGCTAGCAGGCCCGGCCGGCGTCCCTGCTTCTGCTTCCTCCCCGCCCTACTCGCTTGCCGCGGCGGACAACAATCCAACGAGCGCCCGCTGGTCTTGTGGATGTCCTCTAGAAAGCCGTTCGTGCCTTTTGCGGCGGAAAATTGCAGCTACCAGCTAGCACGGCAAGCTAGCAACCGGCAGGAGATATGAGTTGAAAACGCGTCTTTTGTCATGTAAGACccatgttcatgttgcacaaacattttaattgcattttttgtctgttaagaggcacaaaggcgcTCTTTAtgttatgcccccaaaactaccgttttagctaactgggagctaTGTGCATTAGCTGCCCATAgcttaacgtaaaaattgcccggagttctcctttaaggtgTCCCCATACTTTTGGCCTTGTTCTGTACATGTAATATTTTATTAACACTCCTGACAGTATTGTTGAGAATTCACCTGCAGAGAAACAGATGCATGATAAGTGGTTGCTTTTGCAAAAAAAAGCCAGAAATACTGCAAAATCATGCCAAAAGCAGACAGCCTTACGTTTGCATCCAGTGAAACTGTTGCTGCGACCGCAGTGGCTCGGGTTAGTTTGTCCAAAGGTTGGTTCTATTTAATTTCTTGTTCCTGTCTTATTTGCTCCTTTATATTAAACAGGTACTGACCTTCTTCAAGGGCAGCGATAAGGAACCGAACAAACTAATGAACAAAcccaaatgcacacacacacattaacaaatTATCACAGTATCTGTTTACCCTCCGATAGCCACGTCCAGACAGACAGCCTGAGTCagcaagagacagagagggagggttTTGTTCTGTACGTGATAATCATGATACGCTTCAGGAGAAAACAATGAGGAGGTTATCTACAACCCTACTGATGATGGTTCTTCATAATCCCACTACTGCTACCCATCTGTTGTGCTCTCAATCTGTTTGACTTTACCACACCACTACGTGCTTCTCAAGAAATCCACGTAGATGGTCCACTCAGGCGGTTATCATCAGGCTGCGGaaattatttacttttatttcagaGTGATTAAAAATTCAGACCAAAACCATACTAAACACTATATACTCAAACGTATTTCCAGTGTTTTAATAGCAGGAAGTgagcagcatgtgtgtgtgtgtgtgtgtgtgtgtatatagatgTACTTTTAGAGAAACATTTCATGACTCATACTTGGTTTTACAGTAACATGACTACACAGGTTGGACTACACATGGCTGCATCTTGGTTGGGTGTGCATCTCTTTATGACTGCCAGACTTCAGGCTGTGAGTTCCTAGGAACACAGTAACAAAACCATCATGTGGTGATGGACCATGAAGTGATAACCAATAAGGGAAATGATTTCCAAATTTTTACGGAAGCTGTTAGGCTAGCGGTGGCTCAGGTTCCATGATTCATAGGCACTGTAAACAAGAGCAATCTTGTGTGAGTCTATCTTATATGTCTGGTGATTGTTGACATACCAGTAAAAAGAGTGCTGCAAGGTCTTATACAGCCTGTATCCTTCTTtacagagaggaggggggggatcTTATTGGTGGAGAGCAGCGGTGGCCAGCCTATAAATACCCAGCAGCTGCACCAGCGGAGGACTCAATGGGTTCAGTTCGCCGCCAGTAGTTAACTGCCAAACCCATCAGATCATGTCTCTGTCGGGCCGTCCCAACACGGTCCGGTTGGTGTTCCTTGGGGCCGCGGGTGTCGGTAAGAGCGCGCTCATCCGCCGTTTCCTCCACGACAGCTTCGAGCACAAGTACACGCGCACAGTCGAGGAGCTTCACGTGCTGGAGTACGACCCTGCCGGGTCTGGGAAGAAGATGCGCCTGGAGATCTTGGACACCAGCGGTAGCTACTCGTTCCCGGCCATGCGGGAGCTCAGCATCCGACACAGTGACGCGTTCGCCCTGGTGTACGCAGTGGACGACCCCGGGTCCCTGGAGGAGGTGAAGCGGCTCCGCGACGAGATTCTGCAGCTACGGGGCGGCGGCAAGAAGAGCGCGCCCATCACCGTGGTCGGCAGCAAGGCAGATCTGAAAGACACCGAGGGTCGCGTGCTGCTGGCGGCTGACGTTATGGCCACCGTGGAGAACGAGTGGGACGCCGACTTCGTGGAGGCGTCCGCGCGCACCGGTGTTAACACGGTCGGAGTGTTTCGCGCGCTGCTGCAACAGGTGAACGTGCCGAACCGAGCGAGCCCTGCGGAGTGGAGGCGCAGATACACTTTGCCCAGACCAGCGGTTAAGAAACGACCACCGCTGAAGAAGAACAACAGCTGTGTCCTGTCATAAGAACATGTCCTCCGGACGACGACGGACACTGCAGCTGGACTGCTCGTGCTCAGGTGTTGCTGGTCATCACAGTGTGCGCTTACTTTGGTCTGTCCAGAGGTGCAAAGTTGGAAGGAAGGTCCATATGCACTACATGAA is a window from the Perca fluviatilis chromosome 1, GENO_Pfluv_1.0, whole genome shotgun sequence genome containing:
- the LOC120563107 gene encoding ras-related protein Rap-1b-like; this encodes MSLSGRPNTVRLVFLGAAGVGKSALIRRFLHDSFEHKYTRTVEELHVLEYDPAGSGKKMRLEILDTSGSYSFPAMRELSIRHSDAFALVYAVDDPGSLEEVKRLRDEILQLRGGGKKSAPITVVGSKADLKDTEGRVLLAADVMATVENEWDADFVEASARTGVNTVGVFRALLQQVNVPNRASPAEWRRRYTLPRPAVKKRPPLKKNNSCVLS